From one Nilaparvata lugens isolate BPH chromosome 2, ASM1435652v1, whole genome shotgun sequence genomic stretch:
- the LOC120349800 gene encoding uncharacterized protein LOC120349800: MESSFEHRAERSLEMAPNFEHQLGLESMEPSFEHRAERSLETALHHGHQFGLETMESSFEHRAERSLEMAPNFEHQLGLESMEPSFEHRAERSLEMAELGLESSVNHRQKRGLLNGLLCDVSRLCLNLDLKANLNLCCRCNSQGTYIKLKNECHRKMASCLLSSLSSGLLSPLLGLTVDLPVVDAKLCL, from the exons ATGGAATCGTCATTTGAACATAGAGCAGAACGTAGCCTAGAAATGGCCCCAAACTTTGAACATCAATTGGGGCTAGAATCGATGGAACCGTCATTTGAACATAGAGCAGAACGTAGCCTAGAAACGGCCCTACATCATGGACACCAATTTGGGTTAGAAACGATGGAATCGTCATTTGAACATAGAGCAGAACGTAGCCTAGAAATGGCCCCAAACTTTGAACATCAATTGGGGCTAGAATCGATGGAACCGTCATTTGAAC ATAGAGCAGAACGTAGTCTAGAAATGGCCGAACTAGGACTGGAATCGTCAGTCAACCACAGACAGAAACGAGGCCTCTTGAACGGTCTTCTCTGCGACGTTTCACGATTGTGCTTGAATCTGGACCTGAAGGCTAACCTGAACCTTTGTTGCCGCTGCAACAGCCAGGGCACCTACATCAAGCTCAAGAACGAGTGTCATCGCAAAATGGCGTCCTGTCTACTGTCCAGCCTGTCCTCTGGTCTGCTGTCTCCTCTGCTTGGCCTCACTGTCGATTTGCCAGTCGTCGATGCTAAACTGTGTCTTTAA